The Streptomyces sp. DG1A-41 genomic sequence CTGCGGCTCGCTGATCAGCTATGCGGTCCAGGGCGCAGAGTGCGCAGCACCCCCAAAATCGACACGGACGCCGTAGCGGTGGGCCTGCCGCCAGCTGTCCACCGAACTTTCGCTGATCCCGGACACCTCGGTCGCCTGCCGGTACGCACGTGCCTTGCCCGATTTCAGCGCGACCACCACCCGTAGCCGGATCACTCCCGCGCGGCAGGCGCAGGCCGACGCGCACCATCAACCTGGGTCGCACCCGGCCAGCGAGCAGGCAGCTCAACCGTTTCGGCCCAATTTGTTGGCGCTGTTACTAGCTTTGGTGCTTGTAGCCTGCCGCAGTGCGGCGAGGAAGGCGGCTCGGTCGCGGGTCGCGATGGAGAGTTGCCCGCCTTGCCGGGTGCGGATCACGACCGTACTCATACCCATGGGGACACCCCAACCACCGCCTACGAGGCGGGGAGTGCCGCCCTGGTCGGTGGAACGAGGCCCAGGAAGAGGCGCGTTGATCGTGGCCAGCGACCTGGCGTGCCGCTGCGCAGCTGTGTGCACATCGAGGGCGGCTGCCTCGATGGAGGCGGGGTCGAGGCCTGCGAGAGGGATGTGCTCGCGGCCGACGCGCAGTTTTTGCGCGTCGATCTGGATTCGGTGGTAAATGAACTTAGAGATCGGAACTGCCAGGCAGGGCAACAACACCAGAAGGAACAGCGCGCACAGACCGAGCCAGAGCCCGATATCGTCGGGAATTGTGTCGATGCCCATGTATCCAATGCCGGCCAGGTAGGCGGCGATGCATAGCACGGACCAAGTCTTGGGCATCTTCTCGGTGTAGAGCATGCTTTTCTTTCTGAGTCCTTGACGAGGGCTCATCGGTGTTCAACCCTGTATCCATACGCTTTACGAAGTGTTGAGTTTGATTGCTCTCATGCTGATGGGCATGAGAGCTCAGCAGCGACAGTGCTAGGTATCAGCGGTTGACGGCTTGGATTTCTTGGACGGTCACGTCCTGGTCATTGCCGAAGGTCCCGTCGGGCAGGTCGCCGCCCGCGCCGCCGGTGCCTGTCCAGTCGATTTCCCAGGTAACCGTGGCCTGGAGCTTGAAGGTGCCGTCGCCGGAAGAGCGGAGGTACTTGAGGCCGCACGGCGGGGTCTGGTTGGCCTTGCCCTTGGCGTACGGCTCGCCGATCGAGCCGTCGTCGTTAATCGTGCACTCACCGGAGACTGGATAGGTCTCGGCATCGGGTGTACCGGGCTCTAGTTTGAGGGAGACCGGCCTGGCGGTGGTGGTGGCCTGGATGTTGAGGCCGCCCACGATGAGCGCGGCAGTGACGGAGACCTCCTTGAACCTGGCCTTGTCCAGCCAGGCCCAGGTGGCGAGGTTGACCTTGGTGGTCGCCTCGGGGGCGAGAGTCACTTCGGTGGTCGGCAACTGTATGCGGTTGTAGGCAAGTTCGGCGAGGACGCGCGGGCTGACCGCGTTCTCGACCGGTGGGGCGGCACCGTTCTCCACCCAGAAGGGCTGCTTGTCGCAGAGCTGGGCCTCGGGCTCCGTCCAGCGGTCTTCGTCGCGGACGGCGACCCACCAGTTGCCCTCGTCCTTCTTGTCGAGGTTGTAGTTCTTGTACTCTCCATCCTTGTACTCATTGCGGAACTCACCGACGGCGGCCTTGGCATAGCTGTGCTGGCCCGGAGTGTTGACCGTCTCGTCATACATGTTCTCGACGTACTTCGAGAATTCGTCCGCGGAGCGCGGTTCGTACCAGCACGCGGGTGGGGTCCAGTTGCTCACAAGAGTGACGTTTCCTTTGCCGCTGCCACCCGTGGTGGTGCTTGTGTATCTGATCACGGAGACGAGGTCGCTCCCGGACCTATTGCCGCTGGTATCGACCTCGGCCTCGGACGCGCCAGGGCCCTTTGCCTGTGCGGTGCCGGCGATCATCCCGAAAGCAACGGCGAAAGCACTTGCTGCGGTTATGCCACGGCTCAGGACGTGCACGTCTTGTCCCCTCTCTTTGACAGCACCTCCGTGGTCTGCCAGACCCCCTTGCTGTTCTTCTTGAGCTGCGTGCTGTACGTAACGTACGGACTCTCATCAGGAGGGGACTTGTCCACTTTTTCGGTCTTGCGGTCCTTGTTGTAAGCCTTGCTCTCATCAGCGCAGTAGACGACCGCGGCCGTGTCACTGTCGGCGACCTTGACGTTCGGGTCGAAGTAGCGCGTAACGCCCGTCCACGTGAGGTCCTCGTCAAGCCAGGCCTTGACCCACTTCTGGGCGCTCACGAGTGCTTTGCCCTGGCGGTAGTACGCGAGCGTCGCCGAGTTCGTGTCGCCCCGCAGGATTGCGTCATCCACTGCGCTCACCGTCTGGGCCACGTCGGAGAGCACCGTATCCTCGGTCGGATCACCCGTCCTCCAGTTCTCGAACTTGTTCTCCACGCCCTTGGGGAACGTGATCTTGGGCCTGTCGGCTGGACCAGAGGCACCAGTGCTCGGTGAAGCCGAGGTCGCCGTGTCGCCCGTATCGGCCCCGGCAATCTTGTCGTTGCTCTTAGAGCTGTCGTCCCCGCTGCCGCAGGCTGTCAAGAGCAGTGCTGCTGTCGCAGCCAGCGCGGCAGCGACGGGCGAAGGGCGGCGCTTCACAGTGGCTCTCCCCGTGAGACAGGAATCAAGTCAAGAGCACTGACGCTATCGGTGAGGTTCTCGGTTTCGCCAGAGCGAACTACCCGGGGACCGGGAGCAATTCGGGCTTATGGGGTTTACCGGTGCCTGTTTTGTGTCCCGATCGCGGTCCAGGGACGACAGCCCCGGAGCCAGGCCTGCCGCCCCCGAGGCTGTCGCTACCCCTGGTTCCGTTTCGCTATCGCACCGCGCTGCACCTCGGGCACGCGCAGGGTGGGTGCGCCGATCACGGGCTCGGCCGGTCCGCCGGCCACGATCTCCGTCCTGCCGCGGTCCTCGGTCACGGTGCCTCGGCGTCAACCTTTGAGAGTCGCCGTTCCCCCCATACAGCCAGCACTCAGAAACTACACTCCCGCCCCATGCGTAACTCCCGCACCGTCAACGCCAAGGCAGCGCCCGTCTCGTACGGAAGGCTCCATGGAACGCCCTGGAGAAGACGGTCCGCGGGAGTCGGTGTCTGGTTAGAGCCCGGGGGCGGTGACGGACCCTGACCCCCGCCAAAGCCAAAGCCAAAGCCAAATCCAAAGCCCGAGCCCGAGCCCGTCACAAACAGTCCCGAGACCCCCGCGCCCACTGGCTGTTACTCGCCCTCACCCTCCCCCTCGTCTTCGCCTTCCTGGTCTTCGAGGGCTGGACCCAGCACGAGGTCGACGCCGCGAAGACGCGGACGCCCTGTGCCTCGCCCGTGCCGGAGGCCGTCGCGAAGGGCGGGCCCGTGATCGGGATCAACCGGGACGGGGTCCGGTCCGGTGCGATGCCCGCCCGGACCGTCGCGCTCACCTTCGACGGCGGGCCCGACCCGGTGTGGACCCCGCGGCTGCTGGATCTGCTGCGCCGCCATCAGGCACGCGCGACCTTCTTCGTGCACGGCGCCCGGGCGGCCCGGTATCCGGAGCTGATCCGGCGCATCCGTGCCGAGGGGCATGAGATCGGGTCCAACACGTACACCGGAGCCGTGTTGGGAGAATCGTCCGCGCCCCGCTTCCGGTCCGAGCTCGAACTGACGCAGAGCGCACTGGCCGGCGCCACCGGACTGCGCACCAATCTGCTGCGGATGCCGCGGACCACCACCCCCGACACCCTGTGCGGCCGTGAGTGGCAGGCGGCGCGGCGGGCCACCGGGTACGGGTACGTGCTCGTCGCCGCCGACAAGGGGGCGCGGAAGCCGGCGCAGGGGATCGTGCGGCAGCTCAGCCAGACGGAGAGCGCGTATCTGGAGGCGCGCAGGTTGCTGAAGAACCGGGCCGTCGACCGGTTCACCACCGTCTCCGATGGGCTCGGGCTCGTTCCCTACACGTCCCCGTCCCTCGTCGAGCGGTGGCTGGGGCAGGGGCTGATCCAGGTCACGCGTGTCGGGCAGGCCTTCTCCACCGCCATGATCTGGGTCCTCGGCGTCGCCGGCGGCCTCGGCGTGCTGCGGCTGTTGCTGCTCGCCCTGTTCGCCCGGGCCCATGTGCGCCGGCTGGAGCGGTTCCGGACCGGGGCGCCCTGGATGCGGGAGGTGTCCGGGCCGGTGACCGTGCTCGTCCCGGCGTACAACGAGGAGGCCGGGATCGGGTCGACCCTGCGGTCGCTGCTCGACTCCACGCATCGGGAGCTCCAGGTCGTCGTGATCGACGACGGGTCGAGCGACCGGACCGCCGACATCGCCGAGAACATGGGGGACGCGAGGGTGGAGGTCGTCCGCCAGCCCAACTCCGGCAAGGCCGCCGCCCTCAACACCGGGCTCGCGCACGCGCGGTACGACATCGTCGTCATGGTCGACGCCGACACCGTCTTCGAGCCCGATGCCATCGAACGGATCGTCCAGCCGCTCGCGCATCCCGCCGTGGGGGCCGTCAGCGGCAACACCAAGGTCGGCAACCGGCGCAGTCTGCTGGCCCGTTGGCAGCACCTGGAGTACGTCTTCGGGTTCAACCTCGACCGGCGCATGTTCGAGGTGCTGGAGTGCATGCCGACCGTGCCGGGCGCCATCGGGGCCTTCCGCCGGGACGCGGTGATCGGCGTCGGCGGGGTCAGTGAGGACACCCTCGCCGAGGACACCGACCTGACGATGGCCCTGTGGCGGGCCGGCTGGCGGGTCCTGTACGAGGAGTCCGCCGTCGCCTGGACCGAAGTGCCCACCACCGTCAGGCAGTTGTGGCGACAGCGGT encodes the following:
- a CDS encoding DUF3093 family protein; translation: MLYTEKMPKTWSVLCIAAYLAGIGYMGIDTIPDDIGLWLGLCALFLLVLLPCLAVPISKFIYHRIQIDAQKLRVGREHIPLAGLDPASIEAAALDVHTAAQRHARSLATINAPLPGPRSTDQGGTPRLVGGGWGVPMGMSTVVIRTRQGGQLSIATRDRAAFLAALRQATSTKASNSANKLGRNG
- a CDS encoding glycosyltransferase codes for the protein MPEAVAKGGPVIGINRDGVRSGAMPARTVALTFDGGPDPVWTPRLLDLLRRHQARATFFVHGARAARYPELIRRIRAEGHEIGSNTYTGAVLGESSAPRFRSELELTQSALAGATGLRTNLLRMPRTTTPDTLCGREWQAARRATGYGYVLVAADKGARKPAQGIVRQLSQTESAYLEARRLLKNRAVDRFTTVSDGLGLVPYTSPSLVERWLGQGLIQVTRVGQAFSTAMIWVLGVAGGLGVLRLLLLALFARAHVRRLERFRTGAPWMREVSGPVTVLVPAYNEEAGIGSTLRSLLDSTHRELQVVVIDDGSSDRTADIAENMGDARVEVVRQPNSGKAAALNTGLAHARYDIVVMVDADTVFEPDAIERIVQPLAHPAVGAVSGNTKVGNRRSLLARWQHLEYVFGFNLDRRMFEVLECMPTVPGAIGAFRRDAVIGVGGVSEDTLAEDTDLTMALWRAGWRVLYEESAVAWTEVPTTVRQLWRQRYRWCYGTLQAMWKHRGALFDVGPAGRFGRRGLTYLALFQVALPLLAPVIDVYALYGVLFRDPWESAAVWFAFLGVQIVCSGYALRLDGEPVRALWSMPFQIVVYRQLMYLVVIQSLVALLLGSRLRWQRMKRSGTAAEQIGGPVPYRSVPMR